The following coding sequences lie in one Apium graveolens cultivar Ventura chromosome 3, ASM990537v1, whole genome shotgun sequence genomic window:
- the LOC141710732 gene encoding chitinase 2-like: MANMQLTLLHVIAFLLTLQLSCCDAKVMMEYIGATGVPVTFDDVPIDEGIDFHFILSFAIDSDSSGNSQNGKFSPYWESTLTPDSVQAIKAAHPNVKALASLSGWSIGSKVLRWYTPDDSQLWITNAFTSLKSLVTTYHLDGIDIDYENFPKHNESFAYCIGELITYLKNQSVISVATIAPYHLTVLPYIELFENYGDVIDYVNHQFYTDKVRSPKAYLEAFELRSQQFNKEKLLPSYEVEGRGIQGDAFFDALTLLEDNGFEVNGVMIFSADASSSDDYYYERTSQAFLLNSTNIG, encoded by the exons ATGGCGAATATGCAGCTCACTCTCCTTCATGTCATTGCTTTCTTGCTAACTTTACAACTAAGCTGCTGCG ATGCAAAAGTGATGATGGAGTACATTGGAGCAACAGGAGTTCCAGTAACATTCGATGATGTTCCGATAGATGAAGGCATTGATTTTCACTTCATTCTTAGTTTTGCAATTGATTCTGATTCGTCAGGCAATTCTCAGAATGGCAAGTTCTCACCCTACTGGGAATCAACTCTAACCCCTGATTCTGTCCAAGCTATAAAAGCAGCCCATCCGAATGTAAAAGCCCTTGCTAGCCTCTCCGGTTGGAGCATCGGATCAAAAGTCCTCCGTTGGTACACCCCTGATGACAGTCAGCTTTGGATCACCAATGCATTCACCTCTCTAAAATCTCTCGTCACAACTTACCATCTCGATGGCATTGACATAGACTACGAAAATTTTCCGAAGCATAATGAAAGTTTTGCCTATTGTATAGGTGAGCTCATAACTTACTTAAAGAACCAAAGTGTCATTTCTGTGGCAACAATCGCACCATATCATCTCACCGTGTTGCCATATATAGAGTTGTTTGAAAACTATGGTGATGTTATTGACTATGTGAACCATCAATTTTACACCGACAAGGTGAGAAGTCCGAAAGCGTATTTGGAAGCTTTTGAACTTAGATCTCAACAGTTTAATAAAGAAAAGTTGTTGCCTAGTTATGAAGTGGAAGGAAGAGGAATTCAAGGGGATGCATTTTTTGATGCTTTGACACTTTTGGAGGATAATGGTTTCGAGGTTAATGGGGTTATGATCTTCTCAGCTGATGCTTCTAGCTCTGATGATTACTATTATGAACGAACCTCACAAGCTTTCTTGCTCAACTCTACAAATATTGGATAA